A stretch of Falco rusticolus isolate bFalRus1 chromosome 2, bFalRus1.pri, whole genome shotgun sequence DNA encodes these proteins:
- the KCNJ15 gene encoding ATP-sensitive inward rectifier potassium channel 15 isoform X2 has product MSLFRALKKTCSVIKKSLFSRETTEAVRMETTKINMSRIPLVNGGIDTAMLKAHKPRVMSKSGHSNVRIDKVDGIYLLYLQDLWTTVIDMKWRYKLTLFAATFVMTWFLFGVIYYAIAFLHGDLEINKFTPKREPCVKNVDSLTGAFLFSLESQTTIGYGFRFITEECPHAIFLLVAQLVITTLIEIFITGTFLAKIARPKKRAETIKFSHCAVITKHNGELCLVIRVANMRKSLLIQCQLSGKLLQTYETKEGERILLNQASVKFNVDSSSESPFLILPLTFYHILDESSPLRDLTPQNLKEKDFELVVLLNATVESTSAVCQSRTSYIPEEIHWGYEFVPVVSLSPNGKYVADFSQFEKIRRSTDSTFYSMDSEKQKLEEKYRQEDQRERELRTMLLQQSNV; this is encoded by the exons ATGTCTCTCTTCAGGGCATTAAAGAAAACCTGCTCAGTAATCAAAAAGAGCCTCTTCTCTAGAGAAAC GACTGAAGCAGTGAGAATGGAAACCACGAAGATTAATATGTCGCGCATCCCACTGGTTAACGGTGGCATCGACACTGCCATGCTCAAGGCACACAAGCCCCGTGTGATGTCCAAAAGTGGTCACAGCAACGTGCGGATAGACAAAGTTGATGGCATTTACCTACTCTACCTTCAAGATTTGTGGACTACAGTTATAGACATGAAGTGGAGGTACAAACTCACCTTATTTGCTGCTACTTTTGTTATGACCTGGTTCCTTTTTGGAGTTATCTACTATGCCATTGCATTTCTTCATGGtgatttagaaataaacaaGTTCACTCCAAAGCGCGAGCCATGCGTCAAGAATGTAGACTCTCTGACGGGGGCATTCCTGTTCTCCCTGGAGTCACAAACAACCATTGGCTATGGATTTCGTTTCATTACAGAGGAGTGTCCTCACGCCATTTTCTTACTTGTGGCCCAGCTGGTCATCACCACCTTGATTGAAATCTTCATCACAGGTACCTTTCTGGCCAAAATTGCAAGACCTAAAAAAAGGGCAGAGACTATTAAATTCAGCCACTGTGCCGTCATCACTAAACATAACGGAGAACTTTGCCTGGTGATCAGAGTAGCAAATATGAGGAAGAGCCTTTTGATACAGTGTCAGCTCTCTGGGAAGCTTCTCCAGACATATGAAACGAAAGAAGGGGAGCGGATCCTGCTGAATCAAGCCAGTGTCAAGTTCAATGTTGACTCCTCTTCAGAGAGTCCATTTCTCATTTTGCCCTTAACCTTCTACCACATTTTGGATGAAAGCAGCCCTTTGAGAGATCTCACACCTCAAAATCTCAAGGAGAAAGACTTTGAGCTTGTGGTGCTCCTGAATGCCACGGTGGAGTCCACCAGTGCTGTCTGCCAAAGCAGGACTTCCTACATCCCTGAGGAGATCCACTGGGGCTACGAGTTCGTGCCTGTGGTTTCTCTGTCTCCAAATGGAAAGTACGTTGCAGATTTCAGTCAGTTTGAGAAGATTAGGAGAAGCACAGATTCTACTTTTTATAGTATGGActctgagaaacaaaaactaGAGGAGAAATACAGGCAGGAGGATCAAAGAGAGAGGGAACTGAGAACGATGTTGTTACAGCAGAGCAATGTTTGA
- the KCNJ15 gene encoding ATP-sensitive inward rectifier potassium channel 15 isoform X1, producing MDWCGKQDFLKCGAASTCVLKSDHRRRWRTEAVRMETTKINMSRIPLVNGGIDTAMLKAHKPRVMSKSGHSNVRIDKVDGIYLLYLQDLWTTVIDMKWRYKLTLFAATFVMTWFLFGVIYYAIAFLHGDLEINKFTPKREPCVKNVDSLTGAFLFSLESQTTIGYGFRFITEECPHAIFLLVAQLVITTLIEIFITGTFLAKIARPKKRAETIKFSHCAVITKHNGELCLVIRVANMRKSLLIQCQLSGKLLQTYETKEGERILLNQASVKFNVDSSSESPFLILPLTFYHILDESSPLRDLTPQNLKEKDFELVVLLNATVESTSAVCQSRTSYIPEEIHWGYEFVPVVSLSPNGKYVADFSQFEKIRRSTDSTFYSMDSEKQKLEEKYRQEDQRERELRTMLLQQSNV from the coding sequence GACTGAAGCAGTGAGAATGGAAACCACGAAGATTAATATGTCGCGCATCCCACTGGTTAACGGTGGCATCGACACTGCCATGCTCAAGGCACACAAGCCCCGTGTGATGTCCAAAAGTGGTCACAGCAACGTGCGGATAGACAAAGTTGATGGCATTTACCTACTCTACCTTCAAGATTTGTGGACTACAGTTATAGACATGAAGTGGAGGTACAAACTCACCTTATTTGCTGCTACTTTTGTTATGACCTGGTTCCTTTTTGGAGTTATCTACTATGCCATTGCATTTCTTCATGGtgatttagaaataaacaaGTTCACTCCAAAGCGCGAGCCATGCGTCAAGAATGTAGACTCTCTGACGGGGGCATTCCTGTTCTCCCTGGAGTCACAAACAACCATTGGCTATGGATTTCGTTTCATTACAGAGGAGTGTCCTCACGCCATTTTCTTACTTGTGGCCCAGCTGGTCATCACCACCTTGATTGAAATCTTCATCACAGGTACCTTTCTGGCCAAAATTGCAAGACCTAAAAAAAGGGCAGAGACTATTAAATTCAGCCACTGTGCCGTCATCACTAAACATAACGGAGAACTTTGCCTGGTGATCAGAGTAGCAAATATGAGGAAGAGCCTTTTGATACAGTGTCAGCTCTCTGGGAAGCTTCTCCAGACATATGAAACGAAAGAAGGGGAGCGGATCCTGCTGAATCAAGCCAGTGTCAAGTTCAATGTTGACTCCTCTTCAGAGAGTCCATTTCTCATTTTGCCCTTAACCTTCTACCACATTTTGGATGAAAGCAGCCCTTTGAGAGATCTCACACCTCAAAATCTCAAGGAGAAAGACTTTGAGCTTGTGGTGCTCCTGAATGCCACGGTGGAGTCCACCAGTGCTGTCTGCCAAAGCAGGACTTCCTACATCCCTGAGGAGATCCACTGGGGCTACGAGTTCGTGCCTGTGGTTTCTCTGTCTCCAAATGGAAAGTACGTTGCAGATTTCAGTCAGTTTGAGAAGATTAGGAGAAGCACAGATTCTACTTTTTATAGTATGGActctgagaaacaaaaactaGAGGAGAAATACAGGCAGGAGGATCAAAGAGAGAGGGAACTGAGAACGATGTTGTTACAGCAGAGCAATGTTTGA
- the KCNJ15 gene encoding ATP-sensitive inward rectifier potassium channel 15 isoform X3: METTKINMSRIPLVNGGIDTAMLKAHKPRVMSKSGHSNVRIDKVDGIYLLYLQDLWTTVIDMKWRYKLTLFAATFVMTWFLFGVIYYAIAFLHGDLEINKFTPKREPCVKNVDSLTGAFLFSLESQTTIGYGFRFITEECPHAIFLLVAQLVITTLIEIFITGTFLAKIARPKKRAETIKFSHCAVITKHNGELCLVIRVANMRKSLLIQCQLSGKLLQTYETKEGERILLNQASVKFNVDSSSESPFLILPLTFYHILDESSPLRDLTPQNLKEKDFELVVLLNATVESTSAVCQSRTSYIPEEIHWGYEFVPVVSLSPNGKYVADFSQFEKIRRSTDSTFYSMDSEKQKLEEKYRQEDQRERELRTMLLQQSNV; encoded by the coding sequence ATGGAAACCACGAAGATTAATATGTCGCGCATCCCACTGGTTAACGGTGGCATCGACACTGCCATGCTCAAGGCACACAAGCCCCGTGTGATGTCCAAAAGTGGTCACAGCAACGTGCGGATAGACAAAGTTGATGGCATTTACCTACTCTACCTTCAAGATTTGTGGACTACAGTTATAGACATGAAGTGGAGGTACAAACTCACCTTATTTGCTGCTACTTTTGTTATGACCTGGTTCCTTTTTGGAGTTATCTACTATGCCATTGCATTTCTTCATGGtgatttagaaataaacaaGTTCACTCCAAAGCGCGAGCCATGCGTCAAGAATGTAGACTCTCTGACGGGGGCATTCCTGTTCTCCCTGGAGTCACAAACAACCATTGGCTATGGATTTCGTTTCATTACAGAGGAGTGTCCTCACGCCATTTTCTTACTTGTGGCCCAGCTGGTCATCACCACCTTGATTGAAATCTTCATCACAGGTACCTTTCTGGCCAAAATTGCAAGACCTAAAAAAAGGGCAGAGACTATTAAATTCAGCCACTGTGCCGTCATCACTAAACATAACGGAGAACTTTGCCTGGTGATCAGAGTAGCAAATATGAGGAAGAGCCTTTTGATACAGTGTCAGCTCTCTGGGAAGCTTCTCCAGACATATGAAACGAAAGAAGGGGAGCGGATCCTGCTGAATCAAGCCAGTGTCAAGTTCAATGTTGACTCCTCTTCAGAGAGTCCATTTCTCATTTTGCCCTTAACCTTCTACCACATTTTGGATGAAAGCAGCCCTTTGAGAGATCTCACACCTCAAAATCTCAAGGAGAAAGACTTTGAGCTTGTGGTGCTCCTGAATGCCACGGTGGAGTCCACCAGTGCTGTCTGCCAAAGCAGGACTTCCTACATCCCTGAGGAGATCCACTGGGGCTACGAGTTCGTGCCTGTGGTTTCTCTGTCTCCAAATGGAAAGTACGTTGCAGATTTCAGTCAGTTTGAGAAGATTAGGAGAAGCACAGATTCTACTTTTTATAGTATGGActctgagaaacaaaaactaGAGGAGAAATACAGGCAGGAGGATCAAAGAGAGAGGGAACTGAGAACGATGTTGTTACAGCAGAGCAATGTTTGA